The window GACTTAATTTATTCCTTCCCAATCCAAAAGCTGTAATTTTGCAGCTTAAATAATTTTGTGATTCTTCAATCAGATTAAAATATAAATCAAATTATGTCAGAATATCAGTTCAGAGAAACCGAGAAAAAATGGCAAACCTACTGGGAAGAGAATAAAGTATTTAAGGCAGCAGATGATTTTTCTAAGCCTAAATATTATACTTTGGATATGTTTCCTTACCCATCAGGAGCAGGTTTACATGTTGGCCATCCTTTAGGTTATATTGCTTCAGATATTGTAGCCAGATACAAAAAGCAGCAAGGTTTCAATGTATTACATCCAATGGGCTTCGATTCTTTCGGACTTCCTGCTGAACAATATGCTATTCAAACGGGTCAACATCCTGCTGTTACCACTGAGCAAAACATTAAACGATATATTGAGCAATTAAAAAATATAGGTTTTGCATACGATTGGGATAGAGAAGTAAGAACTAGTGACCCGTCTTTCTATAAATGGACTCAGTGGATATTTATGCAGCTTTTCAATAGCTGGTATGATTTAGTGGATGATAAGGCTAGACATATATTGGTACTTGAAGAGCACTTTGAAAAAACAGGGAACCAGTTAGTAAAAGCTGCTTGTGACGAAGATGTGGAAAGTTTCTCTGCTGAAGATTGGTTTAATTTTTCAGATGAAAAGAAACAAGAGATATTACTAAAATACCGAATAGCTTATCTTTCAGAAGCAGTGGTGAACTGGTGTCCGGCTTTAGGTACAGTGCTTTCAAATGATGAGGTTAAAGATGGATTTAGTGAAAGAGGTGGACATCCAGTAGAGCGTAAAAAGATGATGCAGTGGAGCATGAGAATTTCTGCTTTTGCTGACCGATTATTGCGAGGACTTGAGGATTTAGATTGGCCGGAACCCGTTAAAGAAATGCAAAGAAACTGGATTGGTAAATCAGTTGGGGCTCAATTAGCATTTCGGTTAGAAGATAGTGATGAAAAGATTGAAGTTTTCACCACAAGAATAGATACTATCTACGGTGTCACCTTCATGGTTTTGGCACCAGAACATGATCTAGTTGAAAAGATAACAACTGATGAACAGAGAAAAGAAGTTGAAGAATACGTAAATGTGGCTAAAAACAGATCAGAGCGTGAGAGAATGACGGAGGTGAAAAGAGTTTCCGGAGCTTTTACGGGGGCCTATGCTATTCATCCTTTCACTAATGAAAAAATACCAGTTTGGATCGGAGATTATGTATTAGCTGGTTACGGTACTGGAGCAGTGATGGCTGTACCATCTGATGATGATAGAGACAAAGCATTTGCAGAGCATTTTGAGCTTCCAATTGTTGAGGTAGTTGATGAACATGATAAAATAATCAATTCAGATTTCTTAACGGGCTTAAGCATTAAAGATGCGCAAATGAAAGCTATCGATTATATGCGCGATAAAGGTATTGGGTATGCTAAAATAAATTACCGTATGCGTGATGCTATTTTTAGTCGTCAGCGCTATTGGGGGGAGCCCGTTCCAGTATATTTCAAAAATGGAATTCCATATTTATTAGAAGAAGATCAATTGCCTTTAGAATTACCTGAGGTGGATAAATATTTACCAACTGAAGATGGTGAGCCACCATTGGCAAGAGCCAATAACTGGAAAACTGAGGATGGTTTTGAATTAGAAAAGAGTACTATGCCAGGTTGGGCTGGTTCAAGCTGGTACATGTTCCGCTATATGGATGCTAACAACAAAGATCACTTTGTGGATGAAAATAAGCAAAAATACTGGCAGAATGTAGACTTATATATTGGGGGTTCTGAGCATGCTACGGGTCATTTATTATACTCGCGTTTCTGGACTAAATTTCTTTATGATTTAGGTTTCCTAAGTGTTGATGAACCTTTCCAAAAAATGATTAATCAGGGAATGATCCAGGGGAGATCTAATTTTATATATAGAGTTGAAGGCGAGAATAAATTTGTTTCTCATGGCTTAAAAGACCTATATAAAACTCAAGCACTTCATGTTGATGTGAATATTGTAGACAATGATGTATTAGATATTGAAGCATTTAAGAAGTGGAGACCTGAAAATGAAAATGCTGAATTCATATTAGAAGATGGTAAATACATCTGTGGTGCTGAGGTTGAGAAAATGTCCAAATCCAAATACAATGTAGTGAATCCGGATGATGTGATTGAGAAGTATGGAGCGGATACTCTTCGTTTGTATGAAATGTTCTTAGGACCATTAGAGCAATTCAAGCCTTGGAATACAAATGGTATTGATGGAACTCATAAATTCTTAAAGAAATTCTGGAGATTATTCCATGATGCAGAGGGTAATTTCAAAGTGAATGATTCTGAACCTAGCAAACAGGAATTAAAAGCATTACACCAAGCTATTCAGAAAGCGGAATATGATATTGAGAATTTCTCTTTTAATACATCAGTTTCTACTTTCATGATATGTGTCAATACGCTTACTGATTTAAAATCAAATAATAGGGCAGTTTTAAGTGATTTGGTTAGAATTATTGCACCATATGCACCACATATTTGTGAAGAATTATGGCATTTATTAGGGAATGAAGGTAGTGTTTCTGAAGCGGGCTGGCCACAATTTAATCCTGATTTTGTAAAAGAAGATGAGCATACTTATCCAGTTTCAGTTAATGGGAAGCATAGAGACAATATGACTTTCGCTTTAGAAACTCCAAAAGAAGAAATTGAAAAGGCAGTGCTTGAGAATCCTAAGGTTCAAAAATGGATTGATGGGAAGCCTATCAAGAAAATGATTATCGTTCCTAAAAAGATTGTTAACGTAGTAGTTTAAAATAAATAGGTAGGTTTTTAGCCTACCTTTTAATTTTCTGATATATGAAAAGTAGTGCAGTTGTTCATGAATATTACAAAAGGGTGTTTGATGATTATACCATTTTGGTGCAGGTAAACCCTATCAATTTTACGGGTTTAGAATTAATTATTCATCCTGAAGGTAAAATCGAGAAAACTAAAATGGAATTTGATGAACATATTAAGGAAGATTTGGAACACGATGATTTTCAAAGCACAACCGCTTTAGAATTTAATTTGTACTTAAAAGGATTAGTTAAATAGCCATTAAAATAAATAATACTTCACATTATTATTTCAGATAAAATCTATAATTATGCAGTATTAGGGTGTGAAATCGTATAAGTTCTAATATGCAAAAATCTAATGCCATTGATATTCTTCAGAAATACTGGGGCTA is drawn from Marivirga arenosa and contains these coding sequences:
- the leuS gene encoding leucine--tRNA ligase; the encoded protein is MSEYQFRETEKKWQTYWEENKVFKAADDFSKPKYYTLDMFPYPSGAGLHVGHPLGYIASDIVARYKKQQGFNVLHPMGFDSFGLPAEQYAIQTGQHPAVTTEQNIKRYIEQLKNIGFAYDWDREVRTSDPSFYKWTQWIFMQLFNSWYDLVDDKARHILVLEEHFEKTGNQLVKAACDEDVESFSAEDWFNFSDEKKQEILLKYRIAYLSEAVVNWCPALGTVLSNDEVKDGFSERGGHPVERKKMMQWSMRISAFADRLLRGLEDLDWPEPVKEMQRNWIGKSVGAQLAFRLEDSDEKIEVFTTRIDTIYGVTFMVLAPEHDLVEKITTDEQRKEVEEYVNVAKNRSERERMTEVKRVSGAFTGAYAIHPFTNEKIPVWIGDYVLAGYGTGAVMAVPSDDDRDKAFAEHFELPIVEVVDEHDKIINSDFLTGLSIKDAQMKAIDYMRDKGIGYAKINYRMRDAIFSRQRYWGEPVPVYFKNGIPYLLEEDQLPLELPEVDKYLPTEDGEPPLARANNWKTEDGFELEKSTMPGWAGSSWYMFRYMDANNKDHFVDENKQKYWQNVDLYIGGSEHATGHLLYSRFWTKFLYDLGFLSVDEPFQKMINQGMIQGRSNFIYRVEGENKFVSHGLKDLYKTQALHVDVNIVDNDVLDIEAFKKWRPENENAEFILEDGKYICGAEVEKMSKSKYNVVNPDDVIEKYGADTLRLYEMFLGPLEQFKPWNTNGIDGTHKFLKKFWRLFHDAEGNFKVNDSEPSKQELKALHQAIQKAEYDIENFSFNTSVSTFMICVNTLTDLKSNNRAVLSDLVRIIAPYAPHICEELWHLLGNEGSVSEAGWPQFNPDFVKEDEHTYPVSVNGKHRDNMTFALETPKEEIEKAVLENPKVQKWIDGKPIKKMIIVPKKIVNVVV